TACAGAAGAAACTGTTTCCATATGTTTAACAATTGGCAAAGGGGAACTATATTTGTCTATTTGTTCTAAGTAAACCATATATGAATTGCACGATTAAAATTGTGTTAGGTAAATATTGCTTAAATAATTCCATTGTATTATTCTTCGTtaaattaataacttttctttctttatgcATTTTCAAACGTAATTGcttatatatttgaaattgtatatttaatgCGTATTTATCCAAATGTTCGCGAAATAATGAAGTTGGGTCTACATGATAAGCCTTCAATTTTCTCATCAACTTCAATTTCAGATTACATTATAGACCGACAACGATCTATTCTTATTGCTtttatagaagaaaaaaaaagaagtattgCATTCAATCGTTGTGCCTATCGATATACATGTAAACGTGTTATACCGTATGAAATTTGTTTCAGCTAACTAGATACATAAgatgcattttttttttataaacgtATTAACGAAAagctatttttctttttatgtaaATGTTGTACATGCACGTTCTTCATTTTTACGCGAACAATGGAACACTGTTTAGTTTTTAGTTGGTGTAAGTGCAGAGAAAGTTTAAAGAACATTTATGAATGATTATATATTTTAGTagagtatattattattattattattatataaataaatgtaaaaatttttaatttttctgattaaatatttaatttgaaacgTCCTTGTATATGCTTTTTTGCAAAGATTTAAATGAACCTAACaattggaaattattttattctaaagGGATGCTTCAGTTGAAGAACTTATAGTAACTGGGGGTAGAAAATACGAGCGAACTTGACTATGTAATTGTGCTATTTCAGGATCCTCCCTTTCTAGGGCCCTAAGTAATTGTGCAAATTGCACTGTACCTGTAAgcaaataattagaaaatgtctgtgaaaaaaattataacttTATAGTTAATGCCTTACCTTCTCTACCTTCTGGAAACCCATAGTTCTTAATTACATCCATTTGAATTTGTACAATAATGGGAAAAACAAACTGCATCATTTTGAGCATTTCATTCCCAGAATTTTCTTTGGCTTCTGCCAATTTCTGAATATTTTCTGGAGCATTTAATGCTGTCAAGACATCAGTTAAAACAGCTGAAAGACATTTTCTTCATCTTACATGTTTCTAAATAATCATTAAGGCTATAGCAAATTTAAGTTGAAAGTACCTTTTGCAATGTCTGGAGTAAAGGCAGGTATAGTAGTCATTGTAATAGTagatttttacaaattaaatatagaaaaaattaaaccCTCAATTATTATTGGATAGGTTAAAGATATACAACCTTCTCTATATAGTATTTaggataatttttatgttatttcgTCTTGCCAAATGAAACATTCATTATGATTTTGTTTATAGCAAGTCCATTAGCATTTTTTAAATGCCAATTTAAATCACTATTTGCAGAATGTGTCAAAACATGTAAACAATATGCACTGTCCAAGAGGGCGTTCCGTGTTAAACTTGAGTGAAatgtcattttatttcgtaatatgaattaaaaacGAACAAAAACTCCAAAATTATAGAAAGAAATATATGTGTCAGGATTCAATTTGAATCTAATGATTTCATACCTATTTTATGAGCACAAAGTATAATGTATGATTcctaaattttattaaaatagtaataGGTAAACAAAATTTCTGACCAGTGTTTCTCAAACAATTTATCTTCACATAACCtattcataaaaataagttgTCAACAGACAATGAAATTGTAAATAGAGgacaatttttatcaaaaaacGGTAGGTAAATCAATAATCAACAAGTTACTGATAAGCAGAACAAACACTGTAGttaaaatattgttaaaaaccattgataataatatataagtACATAAAAAGATCTCTATAATGAATAGCACTCATGATCAggaatttttacaaattttacaagaagagaaaaatataacaaacTTCTTAGATGCATTCTTTGGATTTTTGTACAGATGGTAAGTCAGTATTTTCATAAGTATAccttcaatattttatttatttttatttaaagaaacacaatttatgattttattacAGCACAGATTTTTATGTTGAATCTGGACCAGATCAAAAATTAGGTTTTCCACCTGGTACAATAGAGAAGCTTGTATTACACAGTTTAAGAAAATGGAAGAATATTTCCAAATTTGCCAGTGGAACAGACCCACCAAATACCCAAGAAGTTATTATCCAAAGTAATGATAAAGATCAAGATGAATCAATGACTATAGAAGAAGAGATTGTTGTTCCACAGGTGGATCATGAAGTAGAAATTGAAACAAGCAAAGAAAATCAAATCATAGGTATACCTACTCAGTTGCTGGAAAGGGATAGATCATCCGACAGTTACAATGGTGCaataagagaaaattataCTTGGTCCCAAACTGTCAGCGACATAGATGTGTTAGTTCAACTTCCTAGTTGTATCAAAACTGCTAAAGACTTAAGAGTACACTTGGattcaaaagaaattaaaatagagGCAAGGACCTCGAGGGTTGAACAAAATCAAGAGGTAGAAGAATGCCGGTATTTTGTGTGGACCACAATATTCAGGGGTGAACTAAGTTTCAAAGTTAGAAAAGATGAGTCAGTATGGAGTATAGTACCTGGCCAATATATTAGTGTAAGTggaaatgttaaaataatcattaaagaacaaaataattaccaaattattattacagaTTCATCTTGAGAAAGCTTCCGAAAGATGGTGGGAAGCATTACTTGTTGGGGAACCAAAAATTGATTTGACTAAGATTGATTGTTCAAGGAATTTAGATGAGATGGGATCAGAAGAGCAAATGAAAGTTCAAGAGCTAATGTGGAATCATCAACAAAAGCTTCTTGGTAAACCAACTTCTGAACAAATCGTaagtacataaaaaaaaataccaaaattatcgacgtaataagaatttctaatatcaaattgtatgtacagaaaatgGAGAAAGTACTAAGAAAGGCGTGGGACGCAAAAGGATCTCCTTTCGAGGGTACCCCATACGATCCTTCGATAATAAACTTCAATTGATCTATACGTATCTTATTTTTGATTAATTGTTATAACTAAATCAATCAAATTGTACATGGCTAATTCTATTTAATTGCAGTTACACGTtaaagattttaatttatatatacatatatatctgaatcttaattattaacaaattcatttattaaaacacATGGAGAATGTGTTTTGCAATAAATACATTatgttaatatgtatatttgtaCAAACATAATTTCCTGTTTAATTCATTTCAATCATACACGTTCATTTCCATTTCGCGCATTTGTTCGATAACGGTTCCGTGCCTTTAAGCCCAGGCCAAACCGTGATACTTAAAATCCTATTATCCGTGAGAAAATTCCTGGCAGGTACCTGCATGTCCGTAATTTTACGAACCCGCAGGTACGCAGGTGTTTTCTCTCAGGTTCGCAGGTAGGTAATCCATTTCCACAAAGCGTTGAAAGGATAACCCACGCATTAAAGCTAATCAACGCGTTTGCAATGCTGTATCAAGGTTATCGTGCATAAAACGATAGCAGTAGCGTAGAAAGAGATCATAGAATGCAAGGAATTCCACGTTTTTCCATTGGCGTTTGCATCGAGTTTATCTCTCACCCTGTGGTGGGATTGTTTGGtaaaaggaagaaggaaggaaTGCTTTATGGAAGCCAGATAGACAGCCACGGAGAACGTTGTTCTCATTTTCTGGAATTCCCTTGACTCTGGTGTCCCAACAAATTCCAGTCTTCtcatcaatttttcattaaatttccaTCAATCATCAGCATTGAGGTAACTAGGTAAGGACCAAGACGATTCTCCCCTCTAttgaaaaattggaatttCTTTATTGTGTTCAAAGTGATTTGTGTATGCAGGCATTGAAATCACCCAGGTGAAGCTGGTAGAGCCTGTTTAGTAAAAGAtactaaaaatgaaaaatcattagCTAAGGAGCAAGATCCTAGGAAGATGAAATTTTCTGATCATTTCATAAGAGTAGACTTTAAAGACGAGAAAATATGCGTTGAGCACCGCTGAAGGTAAAACACAGGTAAT
This region of Osmia bicornis bicornis chromosome 5, iOsmBic2.1, whole genome shotgun sequence genomic DNA includes:
- the LOC114871087 gene encoding protein C10, producing the protein MTTIPAFTPDIAKAVLTDVLTALNAPENIQKLAEAKENSGNEMLKMMQFVFPIIVQIQMDVIKNYGFPEGREGTVQFAQLLRALEREDPEIAQLHSQVRSYFLPPVTISSSTEASL
- the LOC114871084 gene encoding nudC domain-containing protein 3 → MNSTHDQEFLQILQEEKNITNFLDAFFGFLYRCTDFYVESGPDQKLGFPPGTIEKLVLHSLRKWKNISKFASGTDPPNTQEVIIQSNDKDQDESMTIEEEIVVPQVDHEVEIETSKENQIIGIPTQLLERDRSSDSYNGAIRENYTWSQTVSDIDVLVQLPSCIKTAKDLRVHLDSKEIKIEARTSRVEQNQEVEECRYFVWTTIFRGELSFKVRKDESVWSIVPGQYISIHLEKASERWWEALLVGEPKIDLTKIDCSRNLDEMGSEEQMKVQELMWNHQQKLLGKPTSEQIKMEKVLRKAWDAKGSPFEGTPYDPSIINFN